In the genome of Deinococcus deserti VCD115, one region contains:
- the xpt gene encoding xanthine phosphoribosyltransferase: MRALVDAIRAQGTVLPGGILKVDGLINHQLLPQLTREMGETFARSFGPLKPTKVVTIEVSGIAPALATSMVLGVPMVYARKKRPVTMQGPVYTAQSVSRTKGGVVELFVSHEYLSADDRVVVIDDFLASGGTLLALAGMIRESGAQLLGMGCVVEKAFENGRANLASLGVPVRTLANIVRMDEGGTLVVEAGH; encoded by the coding sequence ATGCGGGCTCTGGTAGATGCAATTCGGGCGCAGGGTACGGTGCTGCCCGGCGGGATTTTGAAGGTAGATGGGCTGATCAACCACCAGTTGTTGCCCCAGCTGACCCGTGAAATGGGCGAGACCTTCGCGCGGAGTTTTGGGCCCCTGAAGCCCACCAAGGTGGTGACCATCGAGGTCAGCGGGATTGCGCCGGCCCTGGCTACGTCCATGGTTCTGGGCGTACCGATGGTGTATGCCCGCAAGAAACGTCCGGTGACCATGCAGGGTCCCGTGTACACCGCGCAGTCGGTGAGCCGCACCAAGGGCGGGGTGGTGGAACTGTTCGTCAGCCATGAATACCTGAGTGCTGACGACCGCGTGGTGGTCATTGACGACTTTCTGGCCTCGGGAGGGACGCTGCTGGCGCTGGCAGGCATGATCCGCGAGAGCGGCGCACAGCTGCTTGGGATGGGCTGTGTGGTGGAAAAAGCCTTCGAGAACGGCCGCGCCAACCTCGCGTCTCTGGGGGTGCCGGTACGCACGCTGGCCAACATCGTGCGGATGGACGAGGGCGGCACGCTGGTGGTTGAAGCTGGGCACTGA